The nucleotide window AGGATGCAGAAAATCAGAAGAATGAAATATCTTTTCAAAATGATGAGAAACGACCTAAAAGCAAAAATCTTATGAAACACCTGAGAGTTCAAACTAGTAAATACCAGACgatccacaccggtgaaaaaCCAGTTAGGTGTTACGTATACAAGCacagttttaatcagaaaagtaatcttgccatacacatgagaacccaTACcagtgaaaagccattcaaatGTGAGATATGTAAGCACAGTTTTAATAAGAAGAATGCTCTTATCATACACTTGAgaacccacaccggtgaaaagccattcaagtgtgatgtatgcaagcACAATTTT belongs to Artemia franciscana unplaced genomic scaffold, ASM3288406v1 Scaffold_8238, whole genome shotgun sequence and includes:
- the LOC136043680 gene encoding oocyte zinc finger protein XlCOF28-like, whose product is MNSMNEKASDHAIIFATETHQSNLLKTDCTETELSNAIVSSAEETTRQKEEDAENQKNEISFQNDEKRPKSKNLMKHLRVQTSKYQTIHTGEKPVRCYVYKHSFNQKSNLAIHMRTHTSEKPFKCEICKHSFNKKNALIIHLRTHTGEKPFKCDVCKHNFNQKGNLAIHMRAHTGEKPFKCAVCKHSFNQK